The Methanofastidiosum sp. nucleotide sequence TATACACAAATCGCAAAGATTATTTTAAATGTTAAATCCATAACCCCTCCCAATGGTGGAATAATAATGATATTTCTAACAGAAAATAACACAAGTCCCATTGTCAAGGCAGAAATTGTTACTATTAAAATTTTCACAAGCAATTCCTTATTGAATATCTCTTCATTTTTGTAGTTTATGATGGCTAGAAGTATGACTGCCATAACAATCTGCATCGCAGATGTAGACAAAGACAATCCAAGTAGTTCCAATGGTTTGTATAGCCAAAAACTTAACATAATCATTGTTAAAACGCCTGCAAATGCAGCCATCATTGGCGTTTTGGTATCTTTCATAGAGTAAAAAAACCTACTGGATAGTTCATAAAAAGCGTATGCTATTATTCCTATAGAATAGCCACATAATGCCTGAGCTGTCATAGCTGTATTATCGGCAGTAAATAACCCTCTCTCAAATAGCGCTGCGCTAATTGGTGCTGCTAGAAGAATGAGCCCAACCAACGCAGGTAGTAGAAGAATGCTAGCCAGTAAAATACCTTGTCTAAAAATTGCAATTGCCATTTCCATTGATTTTTTACTTAGGGCTTCTGCCAAACGCGGATAAATAACTGTAGCGATACTAAGAGAAACAGTCATATTTATCATCATCACTATGCTATTCGCGTAGTTTAAAGCCGAAATACTGCCCACGGTCAGTTGGGAGGCTAAACCTCTGTTTACCATAATTCCAATCTGCTGAGCAAGATAATTAAATACAGCTAGTAAAGCTAATGAAAAAAATGAAATTAAATTTGGATCTTTTAAGTTCCAGTATAATCTCAACCTAAATCCATTTCTTACTAGGGCCGGAACCATCCATAACATCTGAATCACGTAAGTAATTACGGTCATCATCATTAAAGTAGATACATTGGCGAAATTCCTAACAACAATAAAATACCCAACCAATACTACAGTTCCTATTGAGGCTGCTATCATCGGAGAATAAAAGCAATTCTTGTAATTCAAATATTGCGTAAATAAAGCTGCTGCAACTATCGCATTTATCTTAATAAAGCCAATTTGAAATAAGTTTGCGGATAATCTAACAGTGGCTTCATCAAAGCCCGGTGCCAGAACCTTTATTACAGGCACAGCGAATACATAAACTATTCCTGCAGACACAAATGCGATTATCATTAAAGTCCAAAAAACATTTGAAAAGAACTGTTCTTGTTCTTCTTCACCTTTTTCAGAAGCTATACTTGCTAAAACAGGAATAAGTGAAGATCCTATAGCTATACCAGCAATACCAGTAATTATACTGGCTGCCAGAATAGCTATATTGTAGGCGTCGGTAGATTGATTCATCCCAATGTAAGCAGCCATCAGTATTTCACGAAATAAGCCAAGTATTTTAACAGCTAATGTAATTAAAAAAAGTACTGATGCAGTTTTTGCAAAGCTTAAACCTGCTATATCGATTTTCTTAAACAACTA carries:
- the murJ gene encoding murein biosynthesis integral membrane protein MurJ, with protein sequence MFKKIDIAGLSFAKTASVLFLITLAVKILGLFREILMAAYIGMNQSTDAYNIAILAASIITGIAGIAIGSSLIPVLASIASEKGEEEQEQFFSNVFWTLMIIAFVSAGIVYVFAVPVIKVLAPGFDEATVRLSANLFQIGFIKINAIVAAALFTQYLNYKNCFYSPMIAASIGTVVLVGYFIVVRNFANVSTLMMMTVITYVIQMLWMVPALVRNGFRLRLYWNLKDPNLISFFSLALLAVFNYLAQQIGIMVNRGLASQLTVGSISALNYANSIVMMINMTVSLSIATVIYPRLAEALSKKSMEMAIAIFRQGILLASILLLPALVGLILLAAPISAALFERGLFTADNTAMTAQALCGYSIGIIAYAFYELSSRFFYSMKDTKTPMMAAFAGVLTMIMLSFWLYKPLELLGLSLSTSAMQIVMAVILLAIINYKNEEIFNKELLVKILIVTISALTMGLVLFSVRNIIIIPPLGGVMDLTFKIIFAICVYTGSLHFFSCKNGYKT